One genomic region from Leptolyngbyaceae cyanobacterium JSC-12 encodes:
- a CDS encoding hypothetical protein (IMG reference gene:2510096173): MERLKKRRTGIKYMLAGGTVVAALGMFMEPQSLFANMMSAKTSCQEVIQPKSVLSREQLSQLLAIPDRTPKEQLRQVTKAPYCRLVTVATQSGTVPEREAYPLAFDPQTWLIITYEGGEYTGYTFSFKR; the protein is encoded by the coding sequence ATGGAACGCCTAAAAAAACGGCGAACTGGCATCAAATATATGTTAGCGGGAGGGACGGTTGTCGCAGCGTTGGGGATGTTCATGGAACCACAAAGCTTATTTGCCAACATGATGTCTGCCAAGACTAGTTGCCAGGAGGTAATTCAGCCGAAGTCAGTGTTGTCGCGTGAACAGTTGTCCCAATTGCTTGCCATCCCTGATCGCACCCCTAAAGAGCAACTACGCCAGGTTACAAAAGCGCCCTACTGTCGGCTAGTGACGGTTGCGACCCAATCGGGAACAGTTCCTGAACGAGAAGCCTACCCTCTTGCGTTTGATCCGCAAACCTGGCTTATTATTACCTACGAGGGCGGAGAATACACTGGGTACACTTTTAGCTTCAAGCGTTAG
- a CDS encoding hypothetical protein (IMG reference gene:2510096172), translating into MKQVFPFVLGLVAFSGVNDSVYRAAAAQTADTPADATETSQADVPVAVENEAIAQSQAAIALNFDPPQATKTKTLADVTPSASKPVASGSARSNEVKHPSREDLFAGGSDSIVARTVGAAEGTRSPDGGKTDIYEGHVDPGNGVWNRGTFSYQFGNQENLSAEEADRRQLAKIKRIYESVMLPKAQQHRVAPLTLAEEINGIDLINQAPLAVTEEGGYIERLAEAKQAKGLTGHEAILEARVWAFWDSEKGGWDAPGLRAYDDISKEASIRHDQKRRMNMIDQALASLEQQGQIASAFKSPSSESVASKPPNKSSDTTVTESPTQSAKLDANATADAIIFGNPVQPDTLPMIARS; encoded by the coding sequence ATGAAACAGGTATTTCCCTTCGTGCTTGGTTTAGTTGCCTTTTCTGGCGTCAACGATTCAGTTTATAGGGCTGCCGCTGCCCAAACTGCTGATACCCCAGCAGATGCAACTGAGACCTCCCAGGCAGATGTTCCAGTAGCGGTAGAAAATGAAGCGATTGCTCAATCTCAAGCAGCGATCGCCCTGAATTTTGATCCACCTCAAGCGACTAAGACCAAAACTCTGGCCGATGTTACACCGTCCGCTTCTAAGCCTGTTGCGTCCGGTTCAGCACGTTCTAATGAGGTTAAGCATCCCAGCCGAGAAGATTTGTTTGCAGGTGGCTCTGACTCGATCGTGGCACGAACGGTAGGAGCAGCCGAAGGCACTCGTAGTCCAGACGGTGGCAAAACCGACATTTATGAGGGGCATGTTGATCCGGGCAATGGGGTCTGGAATCGAGGCACATTCTCGTATCAATTTGGCAATCAGGAGAATTTGTCGGCGGAAGAAGCTGATCGCCGCCAGTTGGCAAAGATCAAACGCATCTACGAATCGGTAATGCTGCCCAAAGCTCAACAACATAGGGTTGCTCCCCTGACCCTAGCAGAAGAAATTAACGGCATTGACTTGATTAACCAGGCACCACTGGCTGTGACTGAGGAAGGTGGTTACATCGAGCGTTTAGCTGAGGCGAAGCAAGCGAAAGGGCTAACTGGGCATGAGGCGATTTTAGAAGCGCGTGTATGGGCATTTTGGGACTCGGAAAAGGGTGGATGGGATGCACCTGGATTGCGGGCTTATGATGATATAAGCAAGGAAGCTAGCATCCGCCATGATCAAAAACGACGTATGAACATGATTGACCAAGCACTGGCATCACTGGAACAACAAGGTCAGATTGCGAGTGCGTTCAAATCACCGTCCTCTGAGTCTGTTGCATCCAAACCACCGAACAAATCATCAGACACTACAGTTACAGAGTCCCCTACTCAATCTGCCAAACTAGATGCTAATGCAACGGCGGATGCCATCATTTTTGGTAATCCTGTACAGCCGGATACATTACCAATGATTGCGCGATCCTAG
- a CDS encoding CpeS-like protein (IMG reference gene:2510096167~PFAM: CpeS-like protein), which translates to MTSLLLSQRLEENLIAEFFQKSEGQWRSERRYYTLPDGETKEMVSFIKIRYLEQGTPELIHLANLHELPQGTILACGAEVTWDSQESITGRRQSKGKTLFGALGTSLYRDRGFATIKPVTADYHFTNPQTLCLYTEYSGSVFEEELKLIGSQYRTRQSIISRAGEQQMIGQYLEKRL; encoded by the coding sequence GTGACTTCTTTGCTACTCTCTCAACGGCTTGAAGAAAACCTAATTGCAGAGTTTTTCCAGAAATCGGAAGGTCAATGGCGGTCTGAGCGTCGCTATTACACACTTCCCGATGGGGAAACGAAGGAAATGGTAAGCTTTATTAAAATTCGGTACCTAGAGCAAGGTACTCCAGAACTGATTCATCTGGCTAACTTACACGAGCTTCCTCAAGGAACTATCCTGGCTTGTGGTGCAGAAGTCACCTGGGACAGTCAAGAGTCAATTACGGGGCGGCGTCAATCTAAAGGTAAGACGCTGTTTGGTGCACTCGGAACAAGTTTGTATCGCGATCGCGGCTTTGCGACTATCAAGCCTGTCACAGCAGACTATCACTTCACCAACCCCCAAACGCTCTGCCTCTATACGGAATATAGCGGCTCAGTGTTTGAAGAAGAATTGAAGCTGATTGGCAGTCAATATCGCACTCGCCAATCAATTATTTCGCGGGCGGGCGAGCAGCAAATGATTGGGCAGTATCTGGAAAAACGCCTGTGA
- a CDS encoding polyribonucleotide nucleotidyltransferase (IMG reference gene:2510096166~PFAM: KH domain; S1 RNA binding domain; 3' exoribonuclease family, domain 1; 3' exoribonuclease family, domain 2; Polyribonucleotide nucleotidyltransferase, RNA binding domain~TIGRFAM: polyribonucleotide nucleotidyltransferase), with translation MDEIEKSISFDGRDIRLKVGLLAPQAGGAVLIESEDTAVFVTATRAEAREGIDFLPLLVDYEERLYAAGRIPGGFLRREGRPPEKATLTSRLIDRPLRPLFPGWLRDDIQVIATTMSMDERVPPDVLAVTGASIAVLLAKIPFYGPMAAVRVGLIGDDFIINPTYKEIEEGDLDLVVAGSPDGVIMVEAGANQLPEQDMIEAIDFGYEAVRDLIQAQRDLMAELGIEIVQEEPPEVDQTLENFIRDRATAQVKEILGRFEPDKNVRDAALDEVKESIKAAIAELPDDDPVKVAATADEKALSNVFKDVIKKLMRRQVIEDGVRVDGRKLDEVRPISCRTGILPPRVHGSGLFNRGLTQVLSVATLGTPGDAQELDDLHPDEQKRYLHHYNMPPYSVGETKPVRSPGRREIGHGALAERALVPVLPSKQDFPYVIRVVSEVLSSNGSTSMGSVSGSTLALMDAGVPITKPVSGAAMGLIKEGDEVRILTDIQGIEDFLGDMDFKVAGTDTGITALQLDMKITGLPMDVIAQAINQAKPARLHILSKMMETISTPRPELSPYAPRLMTIKIDPELIGMIIGPGGKTIKSITEETGAKIDIEDDGTVTISALDGEKAKRAKGIIQGMTRKLNTGDVYAGRVTRIIPIGAFVEFLPGKEGMIHISQLADYRVGKVEDEVAVGDEVIVKVREIDNRGRINLTRLGIHPDEAAAAREAAAVK, from the coding sequence ATGGATGAAATTGAAAAGTCGATATCCTTCGATGGAAGGGATATTCGACTCAAAGTTGGTTTATTGGCTCCTCAAGCGGGTGGCGCAGTACTAATAGAATCGGAAGACACAGCAGTTTTTGTGACGGCGACGCGAGCCGAGGCCCGTGAAGGGATTGATTTCTTACCCCTCCTCGTAGATTACGAAGAGCGATTGTATGCTGCTGGACGCATTCCTGGAGGATTTTTACGGCGAGAGGGACGACCTCCCGAAAAAGCAACCCTCACCAGTCGGTTAATTGACCGTCCGTTGCGTCCTTTGTTCCCTGGATGGTTACGAGACGATATTCAGGTGATTGCCACCACAATGTCAATGGATGAGCGGGTTCCTCCTGATGTCCTGGCAGTTACTGGAGCATCGATCGCCGTCCTACTAGCGAAAATTCCATTTTATGGTCCAATGGCAGCGGTGCGAGTCGGTCTGATCGGTGATGACTTCATCATTAATCCTACTTATAAAGAGATTGAAGAGGGTGATCTCGATCTGGTTGTTGCAGGTTCCCCAGATGGCGTAATTATGGTTGAAGCTGGAGCAAACCAGTTACCAGAGCAAGACATGATCGAAGCGATCGACTTTGGGTACGAAGCCGTGCGGGATTTGATCCAGGCACAACGCGATTTGATGGCAGAACTGGGGATTGAGATTGTTCAGGAAGAACCGCCAGAAGTTGACCAAACTCTGGAAAACTTCATCCGCGATCGCGCCACTGCTCAGGTCAAAGAAATCCTGGGACGCTTTGAACCTGATAAGAATGTCCGCGATGCTGCTCTGGATGAAGTGAAAGAATCGATCAAAGCCGCGATCGCAGAACTACCCGACGACGATCCAGTAAAAGTGGCCGCCACTGCAGACGAAAAAGCCCTTAGTAACGTCTTCAAAGATGTCATCAAAAAGCTGATGCGGCGTCAGGTGATTGAAGATGGTGTGCGAGTTGACGGTCGCAAGTTAGATGAAGTACGTCCTATCTCTTGCCGAACTGGAATTCTACCTCCGCGCGTGCATGGTAGCGGCTTGTTCAATCGAGGGTTAACTCAAGTTCTCTCAGTTGCCACCTTAGGTACTCCTGGGGACGCTCAAGAGTTAGATGATTTGCATCCTGATGAACAGAAGCGCTACTTGCATCACTACAATATGCCGCCTTACTCTGTCGGCGAAACGAAACCTGTGCGATCGCCTGGACGACGAGAAATTGGTCATGGAGCCTTAGCAGAACGTGCCCTGGTTCCGGTCTTGCCCAGCAAACAAGACTTTCCTTACGTGATTCGAGTTGTCTCCGAGGTACTATCCTCCAATGGCTCCACCTCAATGGGATCGGTATCTGGGTCTACCCTAGCGCTGATGGATGCCGGAGTTCCGATTACCAAACCTGTCAGCGGTGCGGCAATGGGACTGATCAAAGAAGGTGACGAAGTTCGGATTCTTACAGATATCCAGGGGATTGAGGACTTTCTGGGTGATATGGACTTCAAGGTGGCAGGCACCGATACCGGTATCACCGCCTTGCAACTGGATATGAAGATTACCGGATTGCCGATGGATGTGATTGCTCAGGCAATTAATCAGGCAAAACCCGCCCGTCTCCACATTCTCAGCAAAATGATGGAGACAATTAGCACCCCTCGCCCTGAACTATCTCCATACGCACCCCGCTTGATGACCATCAAGATTGATCCTGAACTAATTGGGATGATTATTGGTCCGGGTGGTAAGACCATCAAGAGCATTACGGAAGAGACGGGTGCCAAAATTGACATTGAAGACGATGGTACCGTAACGATTTCAGCCCTGGATGGAGAAAAAGCCAAACGGGCAAAAGGCATCATTCAAGGAATGACCCGTAAGTTGAATACGGGCGATGTGTACGCAGGTCGAGTCACACGGATTATTCCGATTGGTGCGTTTGTCGAATTTTTGCCTGGTAAGGAGGGGATGATTCATATCTCTCAACTCGCAGACTACCGGGTTGGCAAGGTAGAAGACGAAGTGGCAGTAGGTGATGAGGTCATCGTCAAAGTCCGCGAAATTGACAATCGTGGACGCATTAACTTGACTCGTTTGGGCATTCATCCCGATGAAGCTGCTGCGGCTCGCGAAGCTGCTGCCGTGAAGTAA
- a CDS encoding biopolymer transport protein (IMG reference gene:2510096171~PFAM: MotA/TolQ/ExbB proton channel family) — translation MSTLFDLLAKGGPVMIPIVGLSVVTLACALERAVFWFRLLRREDRIVHDVLEAARYDLREAESIAQEAQDLPIGRFLLAPLRLNSPTPETFHLAMEAVADQEFAVMRKGDRLLETTINMAPLLGLLGTVTGLIITFLNLNIGAVGQKVDLSKAASGIAEALITTAAGMIVAIIALAIFRISIALQARQMDYFSKVGSELELIYRQIWYEPSLYTASYSGQPELPLGGREG, via the coding sequence ATGAGTACGCTGTTTGATTTGTTGGCAAAGGGTGGTCCCGTGATGATCCCGATTGTGGGGCTGTCTGTGGTGACTCTTGCTTGTGCTCTAGAACGGGCAGTGTTTTGGTTTCGGTTGCTCCGTCGAGAAGATCGCATTGTTCATGACGTGTTAGAAGCTGCTCGATATGACTTGCGAGAAGCGGAATCGATCGCCCAAGAAGCCCAAGATCTTCCCATTGGACGATTTTTGCTAGCACCCTTAAGATTGAACAGTCCTACTCCTGAAACTTTTCACTTGGCGATGGAAGCGGTTGCTGATCAAGAATTTGCTGTAATGCGAAAGGGCGATCGCCTTCTAGAAACTACGATCAATATGGCTCCTTTGCTAGGGCTGTTGGGCACCGTAACTGGTCTGATCATCACTTTTTTGAACCTGAACATTGGAGCGGTAGGGCAGAAGGTTGATCTTTCCAAAGCGGCATCGGGGATCGCTGAGGCTCTAATTACAACAGCGGCTGGCATGATTGTGGCAATTATCGCGTTGGCAATTTTCCGCATCTCTATTGCTCTGCAAGCACGGCAGATGGACTACTTTTCTAAAGTTGGCAGTGAGCTAGAACTGATTTATCGTCAAATTTGGTATGAGCCATCGCTTTACACGGCTTCTTACTCAGGACAACCGGAACTCCCGCTCGGCGGACGAGAAGGATAG
- a CDS encoding biopolymer transport protein (IMG reference gene:2510096170~PFAM: Biopolymer transport protein ExbD/TolR): protein MRYLKGQKNRSQMPEINLVPMMDVIMTILTFFIIVAMTLTGMQTVDLSLPDIQDAQSEQDKKLPDPLIFELARSKEMRLNGKVTTDAEAAGEIVAYLQKNPKGAVLLKADKGIPYGQVLQVLTKLQKIGGDRVSLAVEPKN, encoded by the coding sequence ATGCGATACTTAAAGGGGCAGAAAAATCGCTCTCAGATGCCAGAGATTAATTTAGTTCCCATGATGGACGTGATTATGACGATTCTCACGTTCTTTATTATTGTGGCGATGACGCTGACAGGAATGCAGACAGTTGACCTCTCCTTACCGGATATCCAGGATGCTCAGTCTGAGCAGGATAAGAAACTACCCGATCCCCTTATTTTTGAGTTAGCACGTAGTAAGGAAATGCGGCTGAATGGGAAAGTTACAACCGATGCAGAGGCCGCTGGCGAAATTGTTGCCTATCTGCAAAAGAACCCCAAGGGAGCAGTTTTACTGAAGGCGGATAAAGGCATTCCCTATGGACAGGTGCTTCAAGTTCTAACGAAATTGCAGAAAATTGGCGGCGATCGCGTTTCGCTCGCAGTTGAACCCAAAAATTAA
- a CDS encoding 23S rRNA m(2)A-2503 methyltransferase (IMG reference gene:2510096168~PFAM: Radical SAM superfamily~TIGRFAM: 23S rRNA m2A2503 methyltransferase), with translation MVPLVGKSLTELTEWVQSQGQPAYRGKQLHQWIYERGARSLADITVFPKQWRAETEAVNIGRSTIHLRSLAPDDTVKFLLRLADGHLIEAVGIPTENRLTVCVSSQVGCPMACDFCATGKGGFIRNLATHEIVDQVLTVQEEFQQRVSNIVFMGMGEPMLNIDHTIAAIRCLNQDIGIGQRGITVSTVGIPGHIRRFAEHQLQVTLAVSLHASNQALREQLIPSAHHYPLEALLEECRDYVRLTGRRVTFEYILLAELNDCPEHALELAAHLRGFQSHVNLIPYNPIQEVNYKRPTKVRVQKFVSTLKKHHVAVSVRYSRGLEADAACGQLRASAIRS, from the coding sequence ATGGTTCCCTTGGTGGGAAAATCGTTGACTGAGCTGACAGAATGGGTCCAGTCTCAAGGGCAACCTGCTTATCGGGGAAAACAGCTACACCAGTGGATTTATGAACGCGGGGCGCGATCGCTGGCAGATATTACTGTCTTTCCCAAGCAATGGCGAGCCGAAACTGAAGCAGTGAATATTGGGCGTTCAACGATTCACCTGCGATCGCTGGCACCCGATGATACTGTGAAGTTTTTGTTGCGGTTAGCAGATGGACACTTGATTGAAGCGGTTGGCATCCCGACCGAAAATCGCCTGACTGTATGTGTCTCTTCTCAAGTGGGTTGCCCAATGGCATGTGACTTTTGTGCCACAGGAAAAGGTGGCTTTATCCGCAATCTGGCAACCCATGAAATCGTGGATCAGGTGCTGACAGTACAGGAAGAGTTTCAGCAACGAGTTAGCAATATTGTGTTTATGGGCATGGGGGAACCGATGTTGAACATCGACCATACGATCGCCGCGATTCGGTGTTTGAATCAGGATATTGGCATTGGGCAACGGGGCATCACAGTTTCAACAGTGGGAATTCCAGGACATATTCGCCGGTTTGCCGAGCATCAACTCCAGGTTACTCTTGCCGTCAGCCTTCATGCCTCGAATCAAGCCCTACGCGAACAACTGATTCCTAGTGCCCACCATTACCCATTAGAGGCACTGCTGGAGGAGTGCCGAGACTACGTTCGTTTAACGGGTCGGCGAGTGACGTTTGAATATATCTTGTTGGCAGAGTTAAATGATTGCCCAGAACATGCGTTGGAACTTGCTGCTCACCTGCGCGGGTTTCAAAGCCATGTGAACCTGATCCCCTATAATCCTATTCAAGAAGTAAATTACAAGCGACCAACCAAAGTACGAGTGCAAAAATTTGTTTCCACTCTGAAAAAACACCACGTCGCCGTTAGTGTCCGCTATTCACGCGGATTAGAAGCCGATGCTGCCTGTGGACAACTGCGGGCATCGGCAATTCGCTCATAA
- a CDS encoding replication restart DNA helicase PriA (IMG reference gene:2510096169): protein MNTVTKINIYCPNCGSPAERHTLTKEKLIRTQCHHCDYLMITCSQTGKVIEAYAPGYSIQSL, encoded by the coding sequence ATGAATACTGTTACAAAAATCAACATTTATTGTCCCAATTGCGGAAGTCCTGCTGAACGGCACACCCTCACTAAAGAAAAACTGATCCGGACTCAGTGCCATCATTGTGACTATTTAATGATTACCTGTTCTCAAACAGGCAAGGTTATTGAAGCTTATGCACCGGGCTATTCGATCCAATCATTATGA